From Pandoraea norimbergensis, the proteins below share one genomic window:
- a CDS encoding non-heme iron oxygenase ferredoxin subunit, whose translation MEKKVFLCRKADVPSESVIQVCPKEVEDGLAVYHVEGKFYATEDLCTHGMVALSGGDLQGTTIFCPLHGGAFDICTGDALEKPCTVPLKTYRVIEEGDALFGLID comes from the coding sequence ATGGAAAAGAAGGTTTTCTTGTGTCGCAAGGCGGATGTGCCGAGCGAGAGCGTGATTCAGGTCTGCCCGAAAGAGGTCGAGGACGGGCTCGCGGTGTATCACGTCGAAGGGAAGTTCTACGCGACGGAGGATCTCTGCACGCACGGCATGGTCGCGTTGTCGGGTGGCGATCTACAAGGCACCACCATTTTTTGCCCGCTCCATGGCGGGGCATTCGATATCTGCACGGGAGATGCGCTCGAAAAGCCGTGCACTGTGCCGCTCAAAACCTACCGCGTCATTGAAGAAGGCGACGCGTTGTTCGGGCTCATCGACTGA
- a CDS encoding Rieske 2Fe-2S domain-containing protein — translation MFSKEDNERLCRVGPDTPMGKTFRSMWMPFLMPEELPGPDCPPIRVRLLGEDLVAFRDTNGKIGLLDRYCPHRRVDLFFGRNEECGLRCVYHGWKFDVSGQIVDMPAEPENTRMKADTRIKSYPVIEWGGVIWAYMGDPAHMPERPPELEWGLVPPDFRFITKRLQRTNYAQGVEGGIDSSHVGILHSHLDAEHPERPFRQRQVSPNLAIPYLASDTAPKFFVRPTDYGMAIGARRNASDTSYYWRVTQFLAPFYTMIAPIKEGRAYMGHAWTPIDDENCWVFTMTWNSDRPLSQEELDHGAVHSDVMNDGTYRPLVTAETDYGIDRLRQRLHSSTGIEGIGMQDTAVQESMGPIVDRSRENLGSGDAAIVGFRKALLKLATQWEAGGVLDVAHHPEWYRVRSTAAILEHGIDFQAGTSAATTVS, via the coding sequence ATGTTCAGTAAGGAAGACAACGAGCGACTGTGTCGAGTAGGCCCCGACACGCCGATGGGCAAGACATTCCGAAGCATGTGGATGCCGTTCCTGATGCCGGAAGAGCTGCCCGGGCCGGACTGTCCGCCCATTCGTGTTCGTCTGCTGGGGGAAGACCTCGTCGCGTTTCGCGATACCAACGGAAAAATCGGCCTGCTCGATCGCTATTGCCCGCACCGTCGCGTGGACCTCTTCTTCGGGCGTAACGAGGAGTGTGGTCTGCGCTGCGTGTATCACGGCTGGAAGTTCGATGTGTCCGGTCAGATCGTCGATATGCCGGCGGAGCCAGAGAACACGCGCATGAAGGCCGATACGCGAATCAAGAGCTATCCGGTCATCGAGTGGGGCGGCGTCATCTGGGCGTATATGGGAGACCCCGCACATATGCCCGAACGGCCACCTGAACTTGAATGGGGACTGGTGCCGCCCGATTTCCGGTTCATCACCAAGCGCTTGCAGCGCACGAATTATGCGCAAGGCGTGGAAGGGGGCATCGACTCCAGCCACGTCGGCATTCTCCACAGCCACCTCGACGCGGAACATCCCGAACGGCCATTTCGCCAGCGGCAGGTGTCGCCCAACTTGGCGATTCCTTATCTGGCATCGGACACCGCGCCGAAGTTCTTTGTCCGCCCGACCGACTACGGCATGGCCATCGGCGCACGGCGCAACGCGAGCGATACGTCGTACTACTGGCGTGTAACGCAATTCCTCGCGCCGTTCTACACGATGATCGCGCCGATTAAGGAAGGGCGCGCGTATATGGGGCACGCGTGGACGCCCATCGACGACGAGAATTGCTGGGTGTTCACCATGACGTGGAATAGCGACCGCCCGCTGAGTCAGGAGGAACTGGACCACGGCGCCGTGCATTCGGATGTGATGAACGACGGCACGTATCGCCCCTTGGTGACGGCGGAAACCGACTACGGCATCGACCGGCTGCGTCAACGTCTGCACAGCTCGACGGGCATCGAGGGCATCGGTATGCAGGACACCGCGGTGCAGGAAAGCATGGGGCCTATCGTTGATCGCTCGCGCGAGAATCTGGGCTCAGGCGACGCGGCTATCGTCGGATTCCGCAAGGCATTGCTGAAGTTGGCGACGCAGTGGGAAGCCGGCGGCGTGCTCGACGTAGCACACCACCCCGAGTGGTACCGCGTTCGATCCACGGCCGCCATTCTCGAACACGGCATCGATTTTCAGGCGGGCACCTCGGCCGCCACGACCGTGTCCTGA
- a CDS encoding LysR substrate-binding domain-containing protein, which yields MSYRLPPLLALRAFEASTRHLSFTKAGEELHLTQGAISRQIRLLESFLGQKLFVRLTRKIEMTPAGVEYFRSIRQALDIISMATHRAVRDPHRVVTLDVLPTLATCWLMPRLAQFTEAHRDIEVRLISSIDPVNLHSEKVDVAIRVGKVPGQRYDRRAPRIDLDMTENWKDVYVEPLFPDVLVPVVSADLMDAVGPINEPADLLQYRLINTASRRHAWPDWLALHGLRVPDDANPLDFGHFIITLQAVKDGKGVALVPKAVLENYEGRDELVVPPLGEVSSAGAYHLLMREGAQEDGAVRVLRDWLAQEASRLRYQMNEVGEVDERDQDTVVAAEVPA from the coding sequence ATGAGCTATCGCCTTCCCCCCTTGTTGGCCCTGCGCGCCTTTGAAGCGTCGACACGACACCTGTCCTTCACCAAAGCCGGAGAAGAGCTGCATCTGACGCAGGGGGCTATCTCCCGGCAGATTCGGCTTCTCGAGAGTTTTCTCGGGCAAAAGCTGTTTGTCCGGTTGACGCGAAAGATCGAGATGACACCCGCCGGAGTGGAGTACTTTCGATCGATTCGACAGGCGCTCGACATCATCTCGATGGCGACTCACCGCGCCGTGCGAGACCCCCATCGCGTCGTCACGCTCGATGTGCTGCCGACGCTCGCCACGTGCTGGCTGATGCCGAGACTCGCGCAATTCACTGAAGCGCACCGGGATATCGAAGTCCGACTGATCTCGTCGATTGACCCCGTGAATCTGCACAGCGAGAAGGTGGATGTGGCCATCCGCGTTGGCAAGGTTCCGGGGCAGCGCTACGACCGGCGTGCGCCTCGCATCGATCTGGATATGACGGAGAACTGGAAGGACGTCTATGTCGAGCCGCTTTTCCCGGACGTTTTGGTGCCCGTCGTTTCCGCAGATCTCATGGACGCGGTAGGTCCCATCAACGAACCTGCCGACCTGCTTCAGTACCGTCTGATCAATACGGCGAGCCGCCGGCACGCGTGGCCGGACTGGCTGGCCTTGCACGGACTGCGTGTCCCTGATGACGCCAACCCGCTCGATTTCGGGCACTTCATCATCACGCTACAGGCGGTTAAGGACGGCAAGGGCGTGGCACTGGTGCCGAAGGCCGTGCTCGAGAACTACGAGGGACGCGACGAGTTGGTGGTGCCGCCGCTGGGCGAGGTGTCCAGCGCGGGGGCGTATCACTTGTTGATGCGCGAAGGCGCGCAGGAAGATGGCGCCGTGCGAGTACTGCGCGACTGGCTCGCACAGGAAGCCAGTCGCTTGCGTTACCAAATGAACGAGGTGGGAGAGGTGGACGAGAGGGATCAGGACACGGTCGTGGCGGCCGAGGTGCCCGCCTGA
- a CDS encoding DODA-type extradiol aromatic ring-opening family dioxygenase, with amino-acid sequence MKPSAWLARAATDDQNFFVLHDHSGARVSYGELLEKADPAILDEITPAKLEQRHQQNQAAVARLAETLNEVNPDIVVIIGDDHKEVFHDDNMPALSVYWGETIPYRPAGIMKWKYDPDLDQQLWYPQEPKDYPVASQYAERLIRGMMDDGFDVAQSKYFKDQQAMSHSFGYVYYKLMTDKIYPSIPVSINTYYPPNNVSPLRAYRIGQSIRRQIESWSEDLRVVVMSTGGLSHFVVDEAFDRQFLERLAAGGPDVHAQLPLEKLQSGNSEFRCWSALAGAVDGMKMDLVDYIPCYRSPAGTGCAMAFATWS; translated from the coding sequence ATGAAGCCATCCGCATGGTTGGCCCGCGCCGCGACTGACGATCAGAACTTCTTTGTGCTGCACGATCACTCCGGCGCCCGGGTGAGCTATGGCGAGTTGCTTGAAAAGGCCGACCCGGCAATCCTGGACGAGATCACGCCCGCCAAGCTCGAGCAGCGTCACCAGCAGAATCAGGCGGCAGTGGCGCGTCTTGCCGAGACACTCAATGAGGTGAACCCGGACATCGTGGTCATCATTGGCGACGACCATAAGGAAGTGTTCCACGACGACAACATGCCGGCGCTATCGGTGTATTGGGGCGAGACCATTCCCTATCGCCCGGCGGGGATCATGAAGTGGAAGTACGACCCCGATCTCGATCAACAGCTCTGGTATCCGCAGGAACCCAAGGACTATCCCGTCGCGTCGCAATACGCCGAGCGCCTGATTCGCGGAATGATGGACGACGGCTTCGATGTCGCGCAGTCCAAGTACTTCAAAGATCAGCAGGCGATGAGCCATTCCTTCGGCTACGTCTATTACAAGCTGATGACCGACAAGATCTACCCGTCGATTCCGGTCAGCATCAACACCTACTACCCGCCCAACAACGTCTCGCCGCTGCGGGCCTATCGCATCGGACAGTCGATCCGCCGCCAGATCGAGTCGTGGAGCGAAGACCTTCGCGTCGTGGTCATGTCGACGGGCGGGCTCAGCCACTTTGTGGTCGATGAAGCGTTCGACCGGCAGTTCCTTGAGCGGCTCGCCGCCGGTGGCCCTGACGTTCATGCGCAACTGCCGCTGGAAAAGCTGCAATCGGGGAATTCCGAGTTCCGTTGCTGGTCTGCGCTGGCCGGTGCGGTCGACGGCATGAAGATGGATCTGGTCGACTACATCCCGTGCTATCGCAGCCCCGCCGGCACCGGCTGCGCAATGGCATTTGCGACTTGGTCGTAA
- a CDS encoding aspartate dehydrogenase, which produces MQAHTSGQTKRVGVAVLGTVGKSIAKALDEGIPGIELVAVAARDVKAAAEWVSTLRSRPVVASFGEMAQMCDVVIECAPAHLLPEIAAPALKLGKQVVVLSCGALLNNDELIDIAREHGGQIVIPTGALLGLDAVTAAAEGRIMSVSMVTRKPVKGLLGAPYLAEQGIVIDGITEKTRIFAGTAREAAKGFPANLNVVVALSLAGIGPDQTKLEIWADPDISRNMHTITVESDAALLSMSIENIPTENPRTGRITAQSVLALLRKMTSPMRVGT; this is translated from the coding sequence ATGCAAGCGCATACGAGCGGTCAAACGAAACGAGTGGGCGTGGCGGTACTGGGGACGGTTGGCAAATCGATCGCGAAAGCGCTCGATGAAGGAATTCCGGGGATTGAGCTTGTCGCTGTCGCGGCGCGAGATGTTAAAGCTGCCGCTGAGTGGGTCAGCACGCTGAGGAGCCGTCCCGTCGTCGCCAGCTTTGGCGAGATGGCGCAAATGTGCGACGTCGTGATCGAGTGCGCACCGGCGCATCTGTTGCCGGAGATCGCCGCGCCCGCGCTCAAGCTGGGAAAGCAGGTTGTCGTACTCAGTTGCGGCGCACTGCTCAATAACGATGAACTGATCGACATTGCGCGCGAGCACGGCGGGCAAATCGTGATTCCGACCGGGGCATTGCTGGGGCTGGACGCAGTGACCGCAGCGGCAGAAGGCCGAATCATGTCGGTGAGCATGGTGACGCGCAAGCCCGTCAAGGGTCTGCTGGGTGCCCCCTACCTTGCGGAGCAAGGCATCGTCATCGACGGGATCACCGAGAAGACCCGGATATTTGCCGGCACGGCGCGCGAAGCGGCGAAGGGCTTCCCGGCGAATTTGAATGTCGTGGTTGCGCTGTCGCTGGCGGGGATCGGGCCCGACCAGACGAAGCTCGAAATCTGGGCCGATCCGGACATTTCGCGAAACATGCACACCATCACGGTGGAGTCGGATGCCGCGCTGCTGTCCATGTCGATCGAAAACATTCCGACCGAGAACCCCCGCACCGGGCGCATTACAGCGCAAAGCGTGCTCGCGCTCCTGCGCAAGATGACGTCGCCGATGCGCGTGGGAACGTAA